A region of uncultured Desulfobacter sp. DNA encodes the following proteins:
- a CDS encoding methyl-accepting chemotaxis protein codes for MSTRIKLGTKISVGFGVILILMLVASTVGLNRLSSVVRQMTDAIDTGNLTMTMYESRQQEKNFIIRGDESYVKAVIEQSDLLKEEIEAIKARSIDSETLLQLDDMVKMADKYRQAFDTYISLENSIKEADATMVASARQMEAAARAVLKADRDECERLTAGNAEPSQIINSMKIAENTEAIIQQVLECRRQEKNFLVRKEESYFIKVNSILDEIVAKGKSVRPIIEAADTYRQAFSKLNTLKNLQNEINDTLVACARNVQNTVKVSLDGQQRKTDLQIIKAKRLIIGVAFLAIVMGVGTAFFIRRSVVSQLGGDPADIVDITNSIANGNLAVKFDPKKDKGVYNNMKYMAENLIHMFKDIADGVQTLTASATELSVISEQITANSEQTADRSNNVSASAEEMATNMTSVAAATEQTTVNIQMIVAAAEQMSSTINEIAGNTAKGSETTAMAVETAKQVSLKVDELGRAASEISKVTETIADISEQTNLLALNATIEAARAGAAGKGFAVVAAEIKALAQQTAEATREINDKISGVQTTTHESVTAIGSIVEIINEINEIVTSVASAIEEQAATTQEIANNVAQASQGIQEVNENVTQTSVVAAEVTKDITDVSNATDEMSNGSRQIFISAGELSRLAENLSTMVGRFQLA; via the coding sequence ATGTCAACGCGTATTAAACTTGGAACAAAAATCAGTGTTGGATTCGGCGTCATTTTGATCTTGATGCTGGTGGCTTCAACCGTAGGCCTTAACAGACTTTCAAGCGTAGTCAGGCAAATGACCGATGCCATTGACACCGGGAATCTGACGATGACGATGTACGAGTCGCGGCAGCAGGAAAAAAATTTCATCATCAGGGGTGATGAATCCTATGTCAAGGCCGTCATCGAGCAATCGGATTTACTCAAAGAAGAAATCGAAGCAATCAAGGCCCGTTCAATTGATTCAGAAACCCTTCTACAGTTGGATGACATGGTCAAGATGGCTGACAAATACCGGCAGGCATTTGATACCTATATTTCTTTGGAAAACAGTATAAAAGAAGCGGATGCAACAATGGTGGCATCGGCACGTCAGATGGAAGCAGCCGCCAGGGCTGTTCTTAAAGCAGATCGTGATGAATGTGAACGCCTGACGGCCGGGAATGCAGAGCCAAGTCAGATTATAAATTCAATGAAGATCGCTGAAAATACCGAAGCCATTATCCAACAGGTGCTGGAATGCCGTCGTCAGGAAAAAAATTTTCTGGTCCGCAAAGAGGAGTCCTATTTCATAAAGGTTAACAGTATACTTGATGAAATCGTCGCAAAAGGAAAGTCTGTAAGACCGATAATAGAGGCCGCAGATACATATCGTCAGGCTTTTTCCAAACTTAACACATTGAAAAATTTACAAAATGAAATTAATGATACCTTGGTTGCATGCGCCAGAAACGTCCAGAATACCGTCAAGGTGTCCCTGGACGGCCAGCAGCGAAAAACAGATCTGCAAATTATCAAAGCAAAGCGGCTGATTATCGGGGTTGCGTTCCTGGCCATTGTCATGGGAGTTGGAACAGCCTTTTTTATCAGACGTAGTGTTGTTTCCCAGCTTGGAGGGGATCCTGCAGATATCGTAGATATTACCAACAGTATTGCGAACGGTAACCTGGCTGTCAAGTTTGATCCGAAAAAGGATAAAGGTGTGTATAACAACATGAAATATATGGCTGAAAATTTGATCCATATGTTCAAGGATATTGCAGATGGCGTACAGACCCTGACGGCATCCGCAACAGAGTTATCTGTCATTTCGGAGCAAATAACCGCAAATTCGGAACAGACTGCGGACAGGTCCAATAATGTCTCTGCCTCTGCCGAGGAGATGGCAACCAATATGACTTCCGTTGCAGCAGCCACAGAACAGACGACTGTAAATATCCAAATGATTGTCGCTGCAGCCGAGCAGATGTCGTCCACCATAAACGAAATTGCCGGTAACACGGCCAAAGGCAGCGAAACAACGGCCATGGCTGTTGAAACAGCGAAACAGGTATCTTTAAAGGTAGATGAACTTGGACGGGCGGCATCTGAAATCAGTAAGGTAACAGAAACCATTGCTGACATATCCGAGCAGACCAACCTGCTGGCCCTTAATGCAACCATTGAGGCGGCAAGGGCCGGTGCGGCCGGCAAGGGTTTTGCCGTTGTGGCAGCAGAGATTAAGGCACTTGCCCAGCAGACTGCCGAGGCAACAAGGGAAATCAACGACAAAATTTCAGGGGTTCAGACAACAACCCATGAATCTGTAACCGCCATTGGATCCATCGTGGAAATTATTAATGAGATCAACGAAATCGTTACCTCTGTTGCCTCTGCCATCGAAGAGCAGGCGGCCACGACCCAGGAGATAGCAAATAATGTTGCCCAGGCCTCACAGGGAATCCAGGAAGTTAATGAAAATGTAACCCAGACTTCTGTTGTGGCTGCTGAGGTTACAAAGGATATTACCGATGTCAGCAATGCAACCGATGAGATGAGTAACGGCAGCAGGCAGATTTTTATCAGTGCCGGCGAATTGTCCCGGCTGGCTGAAAACCTTAGTACAATGGTAGGCCGGTTTCAACTGGCTTAG
- a CDS encoding FAD-dependent oxidoreductase — protein sequence MKKNLVLIGGGHAHMTALENISRFVEKGYKVTVIGPSFHHYYSGMGPGMLGGTYTPSDIRFATRDVVCKQGGFFVKDYVNLIDPEAKTVRTVSGQSLAYDVLSVNAGSYVSMQDVPENAENIYPVKPIEKLMEASAKLKLLFKRKKAVVTIVGGGPSSAEVAGNIWQLARQTKHNMPEIKILAGSRFMDRFPESVRSRVTSILEQRGIRIFENGYVEKVTPESILMASGESLSTDFTFLASGVKPSKIFETSGLPVGPDKGLLVNRYLQSVTYPDIFGGGDCISFEDKPLDKVGVYAVRQNPVLLNNLFAQLEGRPLQVFSPGPEYLLIFNLGGNHGVLKKRGIVFSGQPAFWIKNYIDKKFMKKFQAIEKTL from the coding sequence ATGAAAAAAAACTTGGTTCTCATCGGCGGCGGACATGCCCACATGACGGCACTTGAGAATATTTCCCGATTTGTTGAAAAGGGTTATAAGGTTACCGTAATCGGTCCGTCCTTCCATCACTATTATTCCGGCATGGGACCGGGTATGCTGGGCGGGACATACACCCCTTCGGACATTCGTTTCGCCACCCGTGATGTTGTCTGCAAACAGGGCGGTTTTTTTGTAAAGGATTATGTTAACCTGATTGACCCGGAGGCAAAAACGGTTCGTACTGTCAGCGGCCAGAGTTTGGCCTATGATGTGCTTTCCGTGAATGCCGGATCCTATGTCTCCATGCAGGATGTGCCTGAAAATGCGGAAAATATTTATCCGGTCAAGCCCATCGAAAAGCTTATGGAAGCATCGGCAAAGCTTAAACTGCTTTTTAAACGTAAAAAAGCCGTGGTGACAATAGTCGGCGGCGGCCCTTCATCGGCAGAAGTGGCAGGGAACATATGGCAGTTGGCGAGACAGACCAAGCATAATATGCCGGAAATAAAAATCCTTGCCGGCAGCCGATTCATGGACAGGTTTCCTGAAAGCGTCCGTAGCCGTGTGACCAGCATCCTTGAACAAAGAGGAATCCGGATTTTTGAAAACGGGTATGTGGAAAAAGTGACTCCCGAATCCATTCTCATGGCATCGGGCGAATCACTCTCCACTGATTTTACCTTTCTTGCCTCCGGCGTGAAACCGTCAAAAATTTTTGAAACATCCGGCCTGCCGGTTGGGCCGGATAAGGGGTTGCTGGTCAACAGATACCTGCAAAGCGTGACGTATCCGGATATCTTCGGCGGGGGAGACTGTATCAGTTTTGAGGATAAGCCCTTGGACAAGGTGGGCGTATATGCTGTCCGGCAAAATCCGGTGCTGCTGAATAACCTGTTTGCCCAACTTGAAGGGCGTCCCCTGCAGGTGTTTAGTCCGGGACCGGAGTATCTGTTGATTTTTAACCTTGGCGGAAACCATGGTGTTCTGAAAAAAAGAGGAATCGTGTTCAGCGGGCAACCGGCATTCTGGATCAAAAACTATATAGACAAAAAATTCATGAAGAAATTTCAGGCCATAGAAAAAACTCTTTAA
- a CDS encoding ATP-binding protein — MDIPKKGMRAPQKLSLFYITLTIIIVTIIAIYINKNSRRELRYMAATQYGIQQLMETKLVASVIEKYFDRFISDLYFMANTDQELSSILHFDELFYNRYKGLQKVTSIRFLDTKGMLTFIYPNEGFRGELIGKRYDVEDYYKKALSTGKIAISSFLYNEKNEPRIRIAIPVCKNDSMTPRLQGVLVGSFDPVSVLNTIITPIVSDKAVEYAWVLDSDGYFLIHPVKEFEGKSSFGAREEKNQAFSYERIEQIQQKMIQGHEGTDTYTSGWHRNQKGYIEKLVAYSPVKIVDSNWSVAICSPKNALDTIIEKTEKYHDYTLSFIVLIFSTGGILLFRSSCQRYCLYAQSLKFNEQKLSAISQASSVGICLAKQRKIYWANETLHAMFGYSNDELVGKSTSMFYPDKATYQKMGKILYSDDTKLKPFKATSRCIKRDGTDLHCSFITCPLDASDHSEGFIVVIGDISEIVSVENENIRLKDHMIRTQRMESIAILASGIAHDFNNILFPITGYVELLLMDAAKDSDSHKYLMNILKAADRAKKLINQILSFSRQTQGETMAVLVQPIVKETLNLLRETIPKTINIVQKIDMNCSRIMADPTQIHQVIMNLCTNAYQAMENSSGTLTVELCETDIDENKFPCFLELQPGRYLQLTVSDTGMGMDKEIALKIFEPYFTTKKIGKGTGLGLSVVHGIVKKAGGDIKVISEPDKGTCFYIYLPVLGSCPEATLLPVTENNCMKGTGHILLVDDEEQIVQMGKNFLPRLGYETTVCTSSAKALEILKTNPNTFDLMITDLTMPELTGEELARELKKINPDIPVIICTGSKKDQRKAWTYSSNVKEFLLKPVNMKELSILISKTINGTGETGN; from the coding sequence ATGGATATTCCGAAAAAAGGAATGAGGGCGCCCCAAAAACTGTCTTTATTCTATATTACCCTGACCATCATTATAGTTACGATCATTGCGATATATATCAACAAAAATAGCCGACGTGAATTACGGTATATGGCTGCCACTCAGTATGGCATTCAGCAGTTGATGGAGACAAAATTAGTAGCATCCGTTATTGAAAAATATTTTGACCGATTTATTTCCGATCTCTATTTCATGGCAAATACCGACCAGGAGTTGTCCTCAATCCTGCATTTTGATGAATTGTTTTATAATCGATATAAAGGGTTGCAAAAAGTTACCTCCATACGATTTTTAGATACAAAGGGAATGTTGACATTTATTTATCCCAATGAAGGGTTTCGTGGGGAATTGATCGGAAAAAGATATGATGTTGAGGATTATTATAAAAAAGCATTATCAACTGGGAAAATAGCGATTTCCAGCTTTCTTTATAATGAAAAAAATGAACCAAGAATCAGGATCGCCATTCCCGTTTGTAAAAATGATTCAATGACTCCCCGCCTCCAAGGTGTTTTGGTGGGATCCTTTGATCCGGTAAGTGTTTTGAATACGATTATAACCCCTATTGTATCCGATAAAGCTGTTGAATATGCATGGGTTCTGGATTCAGATGGTTATTTTCTCATACATCCCGTTAAAGAATTTGAAGGCAAAAGCAGTTTTGGCGCCAGGGAGGAAAAAAATCAGGCTTTTTCATATGAGAGAATAGAACAAATTCAGCAAAAAATGATACAGGGCCATGAAGGTACGGATACATATACCTCTGGATGGCATCGAAATCAAAAGGGATATATTGAAAAACTCGTGGCCTATTCGCCGGTAAAAATAGTGGATTCAAACTGGTCCGTGGCGATTTGTTCCCCGAAAAACGCCCTTGATACAATCATTGAAAAAACAGAGAAATACCACGACTATACTCTGTCCTTCATTGTTCTCATCTTTTCGACGGGAGGGATACTTTTATTCAGAAGCAGCTGTCAGAGATACTGTTTGTATGCCCAGTCACTGAAATTCAATGAGCAGAAACTCAGTGCAATCAGCCAGGCATCATCGGTGGGGATCTGCCTGGCTAAACAGCGTAAAATTTACTGGGCAAACGAGACCTTGCATGCAATGTTCGGGTATTCCAATGATGAGTTGGTGGGGAAAAGTACGTCAATGTTTTACCCGGATAAAGCCACGTATCAAAAGATGGGTAAGATACTCTATTCTGATGATACCAAATTAAAACCGTTCAAGGCGACAAGCCGGTGCATCAAAAGGGATGGAACAGATCTTCATTGTTCATTCATAACTTGTCCTTTGGATGCCTCGGATCACTCGGAAGGGTTTATCGTGGTTATTGGCGATATTTCCGAAATAGTATCCGTTGAAAACGAAAATATACGGTTGAAAGATCATATGATCCGGACCCAGAGAATGGAGTCCATCGCTATTTTGGCCAGCGGAATCGCCCATGATTTTAACAATATCCTTTTCCCAATTACGGGATATGTTGAGCTCCTGTTGATGGATGCTGCCAAAGACAGTGACTCCCATAAGTATCTGATGAATATTCTTAAAGCAGCAGACCGGGCGAAAAAACTGATTAATCAGATTCTTTCGTTCAGCAGGCAAACCCAGGGTGAAACAATGGCTGTACTGGTTCAACCCATTGTCAAGGAAACGCTTAACCTTTTAAGAGAAACCATTCCCAAAACCATTAACATCGTACAAAAAATCGATATGAACTGTAGCCGCATCATGGCGGATCCCACCCAGATTCATCAGGTTATCATGAATTTGTGCACAAATGCATATCAAGCGATGGAGAACAGCAGCGGAACACTTACCGTTGAACTTTGTGAAACGGACATTGATGAAAATAAGTTCCCCTGCTTTTTGGAACTGCAACCTGGCAGATACTTACAATTGACAGTTTCCGATACAGGCATGGGCATGGACAAAGAGATTGCTCTGAAAATATTCGAGCCCTATTTTACAACCAAAAAAATTGGAAAAGGTACTGGGCTTGGCCTGTCGGTTGTTCATGGAATCGTTAAAAAAGCAGGCGGGGACATTAAAGTGATCAGTGAGCCGGATAAAGGCACCTGTTTCTACATATACCTGCCTGTTCTTGGTTCATGCCCAGAAGCCACATTACTTCCGGTCACCGAGAATAATTGCATGAAAGGGACGGGGCATATCCTGCTGGTAGATGATGAAGAACAGATTGTACAAATGGGGAAAAATTTTCTTCCGCGGCTCGGTTATGAAACCACTGTCTGTACAAGCAGTGCTAAGGCTCTTGAAATATTGAAAACCAATCCAAATACATTCGACCTGATGATCACGGATCTGACGATGCCTGAGTTGACAGGTGAAGAGTTGGCCCGGGAACTGAAAAAGATTAATCCTGATATTCCTGTAATTATCTGTACGGGATCTAAAAAAGATCAAAGAAAGGCGTGGACATATTCTTCTAATGTCAAGGAATTCTTATTAAAACCCGTAAATATGAAGGAGCTGTCAATATTGATATCAAAAACGATAAACGGCACCGGCGAGACAGGAAACTAA
- a CDS encoding pentapeptide repeat-containing protein translates to MEFTGSKTTLDPLYWKDRFAEEQYDLLRKCSDSGSSKEWILYRRKNRKLPILLEGANFEELDLSKIDLKNAHLNDASFCRCTLKQTMFMNAALRNTKFDGADLSGAKFTAADIQNARFTSVLAKGVDFTFAKLMYTDFHEADVTGANFDRADLLRAVFHAADLTKSTLKHANIKAITLTESRLYGTRFNAAIVNGRTLIWDCAVDLTTDFTGVGISAARVEPQLCSRFETNIRRRWWMRYIESKKRELGSIRKVGINPLAFLRWGLKYFTILFIELFWWITDYGSSTGRVLKSLLIVSLAFAVLYTLFPSLTSEHVENLSPVLRFVRSFYFSVVTTTTVGFGDICASRTSILSNVVIILHVMIGYMLLGALIVRLGILFQTLPEAEISVPLNSDNSDDKENKNG, encoded by the coding sequence ATGGAATTTACCGGTTCAAAGACAACGCTGGATCCTTTGTATTGGAAGGACCGTTTTGCAGAAGAACAGTATGATCTCCTTAGAAAGTGCAGTGATTCCGGGAGCAGTAAAGAGTGGATTCTCTATCGCCGCAAAAACAGAAAACTTCCAATTCTTCTCGAAGGTGCGAATTTCGAAGAGCTTGACCTTTCAAAAATAGACCTAAAAAATGCTCATCTGAATGACGCGTCTTTCTGTCGTTGCACATTGAAGCAAACGATGTTTATGAATGCTGCTTTGCGAAATACGAAATTTGATGGGGCTGATCTCTCGGGGGCAAAGTTCACTGCTGCTGATATCCAAAATGCCAGATTTACGTCTGTTTTGGCAAAAGGTGTTGACTTTACGTTTGCCAAATTGATGTACACCGACTTTCACGAGGCCGATGTGACGGGCGCAAATTTTGATCGTGCAGATCTTTTAAGGGCTGTGTTTCACGCAGCCGATTTAACAAAGAGTACCCTCAAGCACGCAAATATTAAAGCGATTACATTGACTGAATCCCGGTTGTATGGAACCAGGTTCAATGCTGCGATTGTCAATGGCCGGACACTGATTTGGGACTGTGCAGTTGATCTCACCACTGACTTCACCGGTGTTGGTATTTCGGCGGCACGTGTGGAACCGCAACTTTGTTCCCGTTTTGAAACAAATATTCGTCGAAGATGGTGGATGCGGTACATTGAATCCAAGAAGAGGGAACTTGGTTCTATTCGGAAGGTTGGTATCAACCCATTGGCGTTTTTAAGATGGGGACTTAAATATTTTACAATACTATTTATAGAGCTCTTTTGGTGGATAACGGATTATGGCTCCTCCACGGGAAGAGTATTGAAGTCCTTGCTGATTGTATCTTTGGCCTTTGCGGTTCTTTACACACTGTTTCCTTCCTTGACCAGTGAACATGTGGAAAATCTCAGCCCGGTGTTGCGTTTTGTGAGATCGTTCTATTTTTCTGTGGTAACCACCACGACGGTGGGTTTTGGAGATATATGTGCTTCAAGAACTTCCATTCTTAGCAATGTTGTTATAATACTACATGTTATGATAGGGTATATGCTTTTAGGAGCATTGATTGTAAGACTGGGAATACTCTTTCAGACTCTTCCTGAAGCGGAGATTAGCGTTCCGCTTAATAGTGATAACTCAGACGATAAGGAAAATAAAAATGGCTAA
- a CDS encoding rhodanese-like domain-containing protein: MKWLQFFTPAKSMDTGQAKKFISTHPTGETTILDVRQPSEYEESHIPGAVLIPLSELSDRLGELDPDKPTLVYCAIGGRSRVAAQMLAGKGFKQVINVSGGIKAWASEIAIGPQDLGVDLFSGREEPEDVLKVAYSLEQGLRDFYLALGGQAKNQKVKDLFAKLSEIELNHQKSIFQAYLDIGGETKKISQKEFESMVEVKALEGGLSTDQYLELFNPDLEKETDVISLAMSIEAQALDLYQRISLKIGNPESRQVVQKIANEEKAHIQSLGKLVDMLKGTN; the protein is encoded by the coding sequence ATGAAATGGCTACAGTTTTTTACGCCCGCCAAATCAATGGATACCGGGCAGGCAAAAAAGTTTATCTCTACACATCCCACCGGGGAAACCACTATCCTGGATGTCCGTCAACCCTCTGAATATGAAGAGAGCCACATTCCCGGGGCAGTCCTTATCCCTCTGTCCGAGCTTTCGGACCGGCTGGGGGAACTCGATCCGGACAAGCCGACCCTGGTGTACTGTGCCATAGGCGGGCGCAGCCGGGTTGCGGCGCAGATGCTGGCGGGCAAGGGTTTTAAACAGGTCATCAATGTTTCCGGCGGTATAAAGGCATGGGCGTCGGAAATCGCCATAGGCCCTCAAGATCTTGGTGTAGACCTGTTCTCGGGGAGAGAAGAGCCGGAAGATGTGCTTAAGGTTGCCTACTCCCTGGAACAGGGTTTAAGGGATTTTTATCTTGCTCTGGGAGGGCAGGCAAAGAACCAGAAGGTGAAAGACCTGTTTGCAAAACTTTCTGAAATCGAGTTGAATCATCAGAAGTCTATTTTTCAGGCGTACCTGGATATCGGAGGGGAAACAAAGAAGATCTCCCAAAAAGAGTTCGAATCTATGGTGGAAGTAAAAGCTCTGGAAGGCGGTCTTTCAACGGACCAGTATCTTGAACTGTTCAACCCGGATCTGGAGAAGGAAACGGATGTGATCTCCCTTGCCATGTCCATCGAAGCACAGGCCCTGGATCTTTACCAGCGGATCTCATTAAAAATCGGCAACCCTGAGTCAAGACAGGTTGTTCAAAAAATCGCCAATGAAGAAAAAGCCCACATCCAAAGCCTGGGGAAACTGGTGGATATGCTGAAGGGAACGAATTAA
- a CDS encoding response regulator encodes MANAIIADDSRSVRAMLRMVLGELGFTVVAEVENGKDAVAEVERQDVDLILLDINMPVMTGDNAIDPILNANPEVVIIIMTSVSERNIVEKCLNLGASNFIVKDNNWNHIRSTIQETWELNNVD; translated from the coding sequence ATGGCTAATGCGATAATTGCCGATGATAGTCGTTCAGTGCGAGCTATGCTGAGAATGGTTTTGGGTGAACTGGGTTTTACTGTGGTGGCTGAGGTTGAAAACGGAAAAGATGCCGTTGCCGAAGTTGAAAGGCAGGATGTGGATCTGATTCTGCTTGATATAAATATGCCGGTAATGACTGGTGATAACGCAATTGATCCGATTCTGAATGCAAATCCGGAAGTTGTTATAATTATAATGACTTCTGTTTCTGAGCGAAATATAGTGGAAAAGTGCCTGAATCTTGGCGCTTCAAACTTTATTGTGAAAGACAATAATTGGAATCATATACGTTCTACAATCCAGGAAACATGGGAACTGAACAACGTGGATTGA
- a CDS encoding (Fe-S)-binding protein, translating into MPTDILEKCTDCGACQIQCAFLTRYGTPKEIFTALSPEKQYSLAFECSLCGLCRAVCPENLDPGEAFLSLRRDAVTKGQVDLSTYSTILGYEKKGTSALFSFYALPRSCDTVFFPGCTLPGTRPKTTWALFEALSALKSDLGIVLDCCTKPSHDLGRETYFQSMFGEMLGFLQAHRIKRVWLACPNCYKVFKTYAPAMTVETVYEVISRTGLPCKFSEGSRLLEDSPLVIHDPCPMRDEVLVQESVRSLLAGMNLPVEKMAFEKKKTLCCGEGGSVGFIDSELARAWTEKRKKVAGSRPIVTYCAGCAGFLNRGTTTFHILDLLFFPEKVGSGRLGVAKAPLTYFHRLALKRKIKKAMTHAFFRERTYRPTT; encoded by the coding sequence GTGCCCACCGATATTCTTGAAAAATGTACCGACTGCGGTGCCTGCCAGATCCAATGCGCCTTTTTAACCCGGTACGGCACCCCCAAAGAGATCTTCACTGCCCTGAGTCCGGAAAAACAGTACTCTCTGGCCTTTGAGTGCAGTCTTTGCGGCTTGTGCCGGGCGGTTTGTCCAGAAAACCTGGACCCGGGGGAAGCATTTCTGAGCCTAAGAAGGGATGCCGTAACCAAGGGGCAGGTTGACCTTTCAACGTATTCCACGATCCTGGGATATGAAAAAAAAGGCACTTCTGCTTTGTTTTCCTTCTATGCCCTTCCCCGGAGCTGTGATACGGTCTTTTTTCCCGGCTGTACTCTTCCCGGAACCCGGCCGAAAACCACATGGGCCCTGTTTGAAGCCCTAAGTGCCCTGAAATCGGATTTGGGGATCGTTCTGGACTGTTGTACCAAACCGAGCCATGATCTGGGGCGTGAAACATATTTTCAAAGCATGTTTGGGGAAATGCTGGGCTTTTTACAGGCCCACCGGATTAAACGGGTCTGGCTTGCCTGCCCCAACTGCTATAAAGTTTTTAAAACCTATGCACCGGCAATGACAGTGGAAACCGTGTATGAGGTAATAAGCCGTACAGGTCTGCCCTGCAAATTTTCTGAAGGGTCCCGCCTTCTTGAGGACTCCCCACTGGTGATCCATGACCCCTGTCCCATGCGGGATGAAGTATTGGTTCAGGAATCGGTCCGGTCTCTTCTGGCGGGAATGAACCTGCCTGTGGAAAAAATGGCCTTTGAAAAAAAGAAGACACTTTGCTGTGGGGAGGGCGGGTCTGTGGGGTTTATTGATTCTGAACTTGCCCGGGCCTGGACCGAGAAACGAAAAAAAGTCGCAGGTTCCAGGCCCATTGTCACTTATTGCGCCGGCTGCGCGGGGTTTTTAAACAGAGGAACTACCACCTTTCACATCCTGGATCTCCTCTTTTTTCCAGAGAAGGTGGGCTCCGGGCGCCTGGGGGTAGCAAAGGCACCGTTGACCTATTTTCACCGATTGGCCCTGAAGCGGAAAATAAAAAAAGCTATGACGCATGCTTTTTTCCGGGAAAGAACCTACCGTCCCACAACGTAA
- a CDS encoding rhodanese-like domain-containing protein, producing the protein MKKMFLFLVMMTLAVPAYAGGYNYVSADKVKTWIENGSPMNIVDIQEPEEFKAHHLPGAKATYSYPVKSDSDRAKLDHAVAECKENHDPVVIVCPRGKGGAERCYNYLKENGVAEDRLLILEKGQLGWPHKEMVKTE; encoded by the coding sequence ATGAAAAAAATGTTTCTGTTTCTGGTCATGATGACACTGGCTGTCCCGGCCTACGCAGGCGGATATAACTACGTGTCCGCAGACAAAGTTAAAACCTGGATTGAAAACGGATCCCCCATGAATATTGTGGATATTCAGGAACCCGAAGAGTTTAAGGCCCATCATCTGCCCGGAGCCAAAGCCACTTACTCTTATCCGGTAAAATCCGATAGTGACAGAGCCAAGCTTGACCATGCCGTTGCAGAGTGTAAGGAAAACCATGATCCGGTGGTCATTGTCTGTCCAAGAGGCAAGGGTGGGGCCGAGCGGTGCTATAACTATCTTAAAGAGAACGGCGTTGCCGAAGATCGCCTTCTGATTCTGGAAAAAGGCCAATTGGGTTGGCCCCATAAAGAGATGGTGAAAACAGAATAG
- a CDS encoding sugar phosphate isomerase/epimerase family protein, with amino-acid sequence MEGPNAADVDTQRLKAILDAHQLDITGHTDPCLPWAYPVPGVREACLKELERCARIFSHLGARVMNIHPCYFCPPAMKTQLLSFQIEALPPIVEMAASHGLILAVENYKAPFDRVSIFKELIARVPGLKLHLDFGHTNFGKDSHEIFCKELGEHLTHVHFSDNRSRNDDHMPLGVGTVDWRQAVDSLKSIPYDNTITLEIFCNDPQMQAVYLDLCRNMVRNL; translated from the coding sequence TTGGAAGGGCCCAATGCCGCAGATGTGGACACCCAACGACTTAAAGCCATTCTGGATGCCCACCAACTGGATATCACCGGACATACCGACCCCTGCCTTCCCTGGGCATATCCGGTACCCGGAGTCAGGGAAGCCTGTTTAAAGGAACTTGAACGGTGCGCGCGAATATTTTCCCATTTAGGGGCAAGGGTGATGAACATCCACCCCTGCTATTTTTGCCCGCCCGCCATGAAAACTCAACTGCTCTCATTCCAGATAGAAGCGTTACCGCCCATTGTTGAAATGGCCGCTTCACATGGGCTTATCCTGGCGGTTGAAAACTATAAAGCACCCTTTGACCGGGTGTCGATATTTAAAGAACTCATAGCCCGGGTACCCGGCCTGAAGCTGCATCTGGACTTTGGACACACCAATTTCGGTAAGGATAGCCATGAGATCTTCTGCAAAGAGCTTGGTGAGCACCTTACGCATGTCCACTTTTCCGACAACAGGTCAAGAAACGACGATCACATGCCCTTGGGTGTAGGCACCGTGGATTGGCGACAGGCGGTGGATTCATTGAAATCAATTCCATACGACAACACCATCACCCTGGAAATTTTCTGCAATGATCCACAAATGCAGGCCGTCTATCTGGACCTGTGCCGGAATATGGTACGCAATTTGTGA